The Iamia majanohamensis genome window below encodes:
- the uvrA gene encoding excinuclease ABC subunit UvrA: protein MSDSLVIRGAREHNLRGVDLDLPRDRLIVFTGLSGSGKSSLAFDTIYAEGQRRYVESLSSYARQFLGQMDKPDVDFLEGLSPAISIDQKSASRNPRSTVGTITEIYDYLRLLFARIGIPHCPEHGTPITRQTPQQIVDRILELPDGTRFQVLAPVVRGRKGNYETLLADLATQGYSRARIDGEVRELTEKVDLARYENHTIEVVVDRLVRRDGIEQRLTESLEAALQLADGVAEVQLVPRAEEEGADEPEVLTFSQHLACPVDGQSFEELAPRSFSFNSPYGACPRCDGLGTRFEVDPELIVPDPDLSIEDGAIHPWASGHATWFHRILEAVGAEQDIPLDVPWRTLKAAQQKKLLHGNGIGRVQVRYKNRYGRVRTYQAAYEGVVPWLQRRHSDTESETQRDQFEGYMREVPCPECDGARLRPFTLAVTIDGHSIADLSAMSIRDVAEVLGAIELSERDRMIAEAVLKEVNSRLGFLLAVGLDYLSLSRSAATLAGGEAQRIRLASQIGSGLVGVLYVLDEPSIGLHQRDNRRLIETLIRLRDLGNTVLVVEHDEDTIAVADHVVDIGPGAGEHGGVVVHSGTYKGLLRNKKSLTGQYLAGKRSIPVPEVRRRPGDAHLSIKGAREHNLTGIDVDIPLGCLVTVTGVSGSGKSTLVNDILLRSLMQRIYRAKVPPGRHKRIEGIDHLDKVINIDQSPIGRTPRSNPATYTGVWDHVRKLFAQTQEAKVRGYLPGRFSFNVKGGRCEACAGDGTIKIEMHFLPDVYVPCEVCKGSRYNRDTLDITFKGKNVAEVLDMPCEEALEFFSNQPAIARHMQTLVDVGLGYIRLGQPAPTLSGGEAQRIKLASELSKRSTGHTIYLLDEPTTGLHFEDIRRLLTVLSRLVDQGNTVLVIEHNLDVIKTADWIIDLGPEGGSGGGTVVATGSPEEVAEVAESYTGQFLGPLLERR from the coding sequence GTGTCCGACTCCCTCGTCATCCGTGGCGCCCGCGAGCACAACCTGCGCGGGGTCGACCTGGACCTGCCCCGCGACCGCCTCATCGTGTTCACCGGGCTCTCCGGCTCGGGCAAGTCGTCGCTGGCCTTCGACACCATCTACGCCGAGGGCCAGCGCCGCTACGTCGAGTCCCTGTCGTCCTACGCCCGCCAGTTCCTGGGCCAGATGGACAAGCCCGACGTCGACTTCCTCGAGGGCCTGTCGCCGGCCATCTCCATCGACCAGAAGTCGGCGTCGCGCAACCCGCGCTCGACGGTCGGGACCATCACCGAGATCTACGACTACCTGCGGCTCCTCTTCGCCCGCATCGGCATCCCGCACTGCCCCGAGCACGGCACCCCGATCACCCGCCAGACCCCCCAGCAGATCGTCGACCGCATCCTGGAGCTGCCCGACGGCACCCGCTTCCAGGTCCTGGCGCCCGTGGTGCGGGGGCGGAAGGGCAACTACGAGACCCTCCTCGCCGACCTGGCCACCCAGGGCTACTCGCGGGCCCGCATCGACGGCGAGGTGCGGGAGCTCACCGAGAAGGTCGACCTGGCCCGCTACGAGAACCACACCATCGAGGTCGTGGTCGACCGCCTGGTGCGGCGCGACGGCATCGAGCAGCGGCTCACCGAGTCGCTCGAGGCCGCCCTCCAGCTGGCGGACGGCGTGGCCGAGGTCCAGCTCGTGCCCCGGGCCGAGGAGGAGGGCGCCGACGAGCCCGAGGTCCTCACCTTCAGCCAGCACCTGGCCTGCCCGGTCGACGGCCAGAGCTTCGAGGAGCTGGCCCCCCGGAGCTTCTCGTTCAACTCGCCCTACGGCGCCTGCCCCCGCTGCGACGGCCTCGGCACCCGCTTCGAGGTCGACCCCGAGCTCATCGTCCCCGACCCGGACCTCTCCATCGAGGACGGCGCCATCCACCCGTGGGCCAGCGGCCACGCCACCTGGTTCCACCGCATCCTGGAGGCGGTGGGGGCCGAGCAGGACATCCCCCTCGACGTGCCGTGGCGGACCCTGAAGGCGGCCCAGCAGAAGAAGCTGCTCCACGGCAACGGCATCGGTCGGGTGCAGGTCCGCTACAAGAACCGCTACGGCCGGGTCCGCACGTACCAGGCGGCCTACGAGGGCGTGGTGCCCTGGCTGCAGCGGCGCCACTCCGACACCGAGAGCGAGACGCAGCGGGACCAGTTCGAGGGCTACATGCGGGAGGTGCCGTGCCCGGAGTGCGACGGCGCCCGCCTGCGCCCCTTCACCCTGGCCGTCACCATCGACGGCCACTCCATCGCCGACCTCAGCGCCATGTCGATCCGCGACGTGGCCGAGGTGCTGGGCGCCATCGAGCTCTCCGAGCGCGACCGCATGATCGCCGAGGCGGTCCTGAAGGAGGTCAACTCCCGGCTGGGGTTCCTCCTCGCCGTGGGGCTCGACTACCTGTCGCTGTCGCGGTCGGCCGCCACCCTGGCCGGCGGCGAGGCCCAGCGGATCCGCCTGGCCAGCCAGATCGGCTCCGGGCTGGTGGGCGTGCTCTACGTGCTCGACGAGCCGTCCATCGGGCTCCACCAGCGCGACAACCGCCGGCTCATCGAGACGCTCATCCGCCTGCGCGACCTGGGCAACACCGTCCTGGTGGTCGAGCACGACGAGGACACCATCGCGGTGGCCGACCACGTCGTCGACATCGGCCCGGGGGCGGGGGAGCACGGCGGCGTGGTGGTCCACTCCGGCACCTACAAGGGCCTCCTGCGCAACAAGAAGTCCCTCACCGGCCAGTACCTCGCCGGCAAGCGCTCCATCCCCGTGCCCGAGGTGCGCCGCCGGCCGGGCGACGCCCACCTCTCCATCAAGGGCGCCCGGGAGCACAACCTCACCGGCATCGACGTCGACATCCCCCTCGGCTGCCTGGTCACCGTCACCGGCGTGTCCGGGTCGGGCAAGTCCACCCTGGTCAACGACATCCTCCTGCGCTCGCTGATGCAGCGCATCTACCGGGCCAAGGTGCCGCCGGGCCGCCACAAGCGCATCGAGGGCATCGACCACCTCGACAAGGTCATCAACATCGACCAGTCGCCCATCGGGCGCACGCCGCGCTCGAACCCGGCCACCTACACCGGGGTGTGGGACCACGTCCGCAAGCTCTTCGCCCAGACCCAGGAGGCCAAGGTCCGGGGCTACCTGCCCGGCCGGTTCTCGTTCAACGTGAAGGGCGGCCGGTGCGAGGCGTGCGCGGGCGACGGGACCATCAAGATCGAGATGCACTTCCTGCCCGACGTCTACGTCCCCTGCGAGGTGTGCAAGGGCTCGCGCTACAACCGCGACACCCTCGACATCACCTTCAAGGGCAAGAACGTGGCCGAGGTGCTCGACATGCCGTGCGAGGAGGCACTGGAGTTCTTCTCCAACCAGCCCGCCATCGCCCGCCACATGCAGACCCTCGTCGACGTGGGCCTGGGCTACATCCGCCTGGGCCAGCCCGCACCCACCCTCTCGGGCGGCGAGGCCCAGCGCATCAAGCTGGCCTCGGAGCTGTCCAAGCGCTCCACCGGCCACACCATCTACCTGCTCGACGAGCCCACCACGGGGCTCCACTTCGAGGACATCCGCCGACTGCTCACCGTGCTGTCGCGCCTGGTCGACCAGGGCAACACCGTGCTCGTCATCGAGCACAACCTCGACGTCATCAAGACGGCCGACTGGATCATCGACCTCGGCCCCGAGGGCGGCAGCGGGGGCGGGACGGTGGTGGCCACCGGCAGCCCCGAGGAGGTGGCCGAGGTGGCCGAGAGCTACACCGGCCAGTTCCTGGGCCCCCTCCTGGAGCGCCGCTGA